One Papaver somniferum cultivar HN1 chromosome 10, ASM357369v1, whole genome shotgun sequence genomic window carries:
- the LOC113318670 gene encoding probable galacturonosyltransferase 6 isoform X2, which translates to MKQSVRYQRILILCLLLISVLAPIFLVSNKLSNFSSSSGDKEFVGDLPGIKFKTDSPKLNAVQQELGEGLKEPVLVVYKDGDSINSLVDSNTEGGTSNRVIERKETDYDVNGGNQLIQMKNVSAPSERKEQLQQPTEKREARRGTDEKVKEGKDQVIRAKAYLTFAPPGSNSHLVKELKLRIKELERSLGDATKDADLPRSALQRMKSMEATLGKASRVYHDCSSMATKLRAMTYNTEEQVRAQKNQAIYLVELASRTTPKGLHCLSMRLTDSYFSLQPEKREFPNQHKLNDPDLYHFVVFSDNILASAVVVNSTIFSSSEKEKLVFHVISDAINLPAIRMWFLLNPPDQATINIQSIEDFEWLATMYGSALNMQNSRDRRYSSPLNHLRFYLPEMFPAQNKVLLLDHDVVVQRDLKGLWQVDMKGKVNGAVETCREGDTSFRKMNALINFSDPIVAERFDPEACTWAFGMNVFDLREWRRKDLTAVYTKYLEMGMKRELWKGGTLPLGLVTFYNQTVALDRRWHILGLGYESGLGRGEIERGAVIHYDGVMKPWLEIGIGKYKGYWNRYVKYDHPYLQQCNIHE; encoded by the exons ATGAAGCAGAGTGTTAGATATCAGAGGATTTTAATCCTCTGTTTACTTTTAATCTCGGTTTTAGCTCCTATTTTTTTAGTTTCAAATAAACTCTCAaatttctcatcttcttctg GAGATAAAGAATTTGTTGGGGATTTACCTGGAATT AAATTCAAGACAGATAGTCCTAAACTAAATGCTGTACAACAGGAGTTAGGGGAAGGTTTGAAAGAGCCTGTTTTAGTTGTGTATAAAGATGGtgattctattaattctttagttGATAGCAATACAGAAGGAGGTACTTCAAATCGTGTAATAGAACGTAAAG AGACTGATTATGATGTAAATGGAGGAAACCAACTGATTCAGATGAAAAATGTATCTGCTCCTTCTGAAAGAAAG GAGCAATTGCAGCAACCAACTGAGAAAAGAGAAGCTCGGAGAGGGACTGATGAGAAGGTAAAAGAGGGTAAAGACCAGGTGATCAGAGCCAAGGCATACTTGACTTTTGCACCACCAGGTAGCAACTCCCACTTGGTAAAAGAGCTGAAGTTGAGGATAAAAGAGCTAGAACGATCGCTGGGCGATGCGACAAAGGATGCAGATTTACCAAGAAG TGCTTTGCAGAGGATGAAATCCATGGAAGCTACTTTGGGTAAAGCCAGCCGTGTTTACCACGATTGCTCTTCCATGGCAACCAAGCTCCGAGCAATGACATACAATACTGAAGAACAAGTTCGGGCACAGAAAAATCAAGCTATATATCTTGTTGAGCTTGCTTCCAGGACTACACCTAAAGGTCTTCACTGCCTTTCCATGAGGCTCACGGATAGTTACTTCTCACTGCAGCCTGAAAAGCGAGAATTCCCAAACCAGCATAAATTAAATGACCCTGATCTCTATCACTTTGTTGTATTTTCTGACAACATTCTTGCAAGCGCAGTGGTTGTGAATTCCACCATCTTTTCTTCTTCG GAAAAGGAGAAACTTGTCTTCCACGTGATTTCTGATGCTATCAACCTCCCTGCAATAAGAATGTGGTTCTTGCTAAACCCACCTGATCAAGCTACTATCAATATCCAGAGCATTGAGGATTTTGAATGGCTAGCTACCATGTATGGCTCAGCGTTAAATATGCAAAACTCTCGGGACCGTAGATACTCTTCACCATTGAATCATCTCCGGTTCTATCTGCCAGAGATGTTCCCAGCTCAAAATAAAGTTCTGCTCCTTGACCATGACGTGGTTGTACAGAGAGATCTCAAGGGATTGTGGCAAGTAGATATGAAGGGGAAAGTCAATGGAGCAGTGGAGACCTGTCGAGAGGGTGATACCTCATTTCGTAAGATGAATGCACTTATTAATTTCTCAGACCCAATTGTGGCGGAAAGATTTGATCCTGAAGCATGCACATGGGCATTTGGGATGAACGTGTTTGATCTACGGGAGTGGAGGAGAAAAGATTTGACAGCAGTCTACACTAAGTACTTAGAAATG GGAATGAAGAGGGAGTTGTGGAAAGGTGGGACCTTACCGTTGGGTCTGGTTACCTTCTATAACCAAACGGTAGCTCTCGACCGCAGATGGCATATCCTAGGTCTTGGCTATGAGTCAGGATTAGGACGTGGAGAGATCGAAAGGGGAGCTGTAATTCACTACGATGGTGTTATGAAGCCATGGCTGGAAATTGGAATTGGGAAATACAAGGGATACTGGAACAGATATGTCAAATACGATCACCCTTACTTGCAACAATGTAACATCCATGAATAG
- the LOC113318670 gene encoding probable galacturonosyltransferase 6 isoform X1, with amino-acid sequence MKQSVRYQRILILCLLLISVLAPIFLVSNKLSNFSSSSGDKEFVGDLPGIKFKTDSPKLNAVQQELGEGLKEPVLVVYKDGDSINSLVDSNTEGGTSNRVIERKVSETDYDVNGGNQLIQMKNVSAPSERKEQLQQPTEKREARRGTDEKVKEGKDQVIRAKAYLTFAPPGSNSHLVKELKLRIKELERSLGDATKDADLPRSALQRMKSMEATLGKASRVYHDCSSMATKLRAMTYNTEEQVRAQKNQAIYLVELASRTTPKGLHCLSMRLTDSYFSLQPEKREFPNQHKLNDPDLYHFVVFSDNILASAVVVNSTIFSSSEKEKLVFHVISDAINLPAIRMWFLLNPPDQATINIQSIEDFEWLATMYGSALNMQNSRDRRYSSPLNHLRFYLPEMFPAQNKVLLLDHDVVVQRDLKGLWQVDMKGKVNGAVETCREGDTSFRKMNALINFSDPIVAERFDPEACTWAFGMNVFDLREWRRKDLTAVYTKYLEMGMKRELWKGGTLPLGLVTFYNQTVALDRRWHILGLGYESGLGRGEIERGAVIHYDGVMKPWLEIGIGKYKGYWNRYVKYDHPYLQQCNIHE; translated from the exons ATGAAGCAGAGTGTTAGATATCAGAGGATTTTAATCCTCTGTTTACTTTTAATCTCGGTTTTAGCTCCTATTTTTTTAGTTTCAAATAAACTCTCAaatttctcatcttcttctg GAGATAAAGAATTTGTTGGGGATTTACCTGGAATT AAATTCAAGACAGATAGTCCTAAACTAAATGCTGTACAACAGGAGTTAGGGGAAGGTTTGAAAGAGCCTGTTTTAGTTGTGTATAAAGATGGtgattctattaattctttagttGATAGCAATACAGAAGGAGGTACTTCAAATCGTGTAATAGAACGTAAAG TTTCAGAGACTGATTATGATGTAAATGGAGGAAACCAACTGATTCAGATGAAAAATGTATCTGCTCCTTCTGAAAGAAAG GAGCAATTGCAGCAACCAACTGAGAAAAGAGAAGCTCGGAGAGGGACTGATGAGAAGGTAAAAGAGGGTAAAGACCAGGTGATCAGAGCCAAGGCATACTTGACTTTTGCACCACCAGGTAGCAACTCCCACTTGGTAAAAGAGCTGAAGTTGAGGATAAAAGAGCTAGAACGATCGCTGGGCGATGCGACAAAGGATGCAGATTTACCAAGAAG TGCTTTGCAGAGGATGAAATCCATGGAAGCTACTTTGGGTAAAGCCAGCCGTGTTTACCACGATTGCTCTTCCATGGCAACCAAGCTCCGAGCAATGACATACAATACTGAAGAACAAGTTCGGGCACAGAAAAATCAAGCTATATATCTTGTTGAGCTTGCTTCCAGGACTACACCTAAAGGTCTTCACTGCCTTTCCATGAGGCTCACGGATAGTTACTTCTCACTGCAGCCTGAAAAGCGAGAATTCCCAAACCAGCATAAATTAAATGACCCTGATCTCTATCACTTTGTTGTATTTTCTGACAACATTCTTGCAAGCGCAGTGGTTGTGAATTCCACCATCTTTTCTTCTTCG GAAAAGGAGAAACTTGTCTTCCACGTGATTTCTGATGCTATCAACCTCCCTGCAATAAGAATGTGGTTCTTGCTAAACCCACCTGATCAAGCTACTATCAATATCCAGAGCATTGAGGATTTTGAATGGCTAGCTACCATGTATGGCTCAGCGTTAAATATGCAAAACTCTCGGGACCGTAGATACTCTTCACCATTGAATCATCTCCGGTTCTATCTGCCAGAGATGTTCCCAGCTCAAAATAAAGTTCTGCTCCTTGACCATGACGTGGTTGTACAGAGAGATCTCAAGGGATTGTGGCAAGTAGATATGAAGGGGAAAGTCAATGGAGCAGTGGAGACCTGTCGAGAGGGTGATACCTCATTTCGTAAGATGAATGCACTTATTAATTTCTCAGACCCAATTGTGGCGGAAAGATTTGATCCTGAAGCATGCACATGGGCATTTGGGATGAACGTGTTTGATCTACGGGAGTGGAGGAGAAAAGATTTGACAGCAGTCTACACTAAGTACTTAGAAATG GGAATGAAGAGGGAGTTGTGGAAAGGTGGGACCTTACCGTTGGGTCTGGTTACCTTCTATAACCAAACGGTAGCTCTCGACCGCAGATGGCATATCCTAGGTCTTGGCTATGAGTCAGGATTAGGACGTGGAGAGATCGAAAGGGGAGCTGTAATTCACTACGATGGTGTTATGAAGCCATGGCTGGAAATTGGAATTGGGAAATACAAGGGATACTGGAACAGATATGTCAAATACGATCACCCTTACTTGCAACAATGTAACATCCATGAATAG
- the LOC113318671 gene encoding photosystem II reaction center W protein, chloroplastic-like, translated as MATITAATPTSLSVVVSAGVVQKRSLRTVTSSVLGLPAMGRRGRMRCCSTVENNSSASKKSSHVSLTAALMAATSAVSAVTSPAVALVDERMSTEGTGLPFGLSN; from the exons ATGGCCACCATCACTGCAGCCACACCAACTTCCTTATCAGTGGTGGTCAGTGCTGGCGTTGTGCAAAAGCGTAGCCTTAGGACCGTAACCTCATCGGTTCTTG GATTGCCAGCCATGGGGAGGAGAGGACGCATGAGATGTTGTTCAACAGTAGAGAACAACTCATCTGCGAGCAAGAAGAGCTCACATGTCAGCCTAACTGCAGCATTAATGGCAGCGACAAGCGCAGTATCAGCGGTGACAAGCCCAGCTGTAGCTCTGGTTGATGAACGGATGAGTACCGAAGGGACTGGTCTCCCCTTTGGTTTGAGTaactaa